Proteins encoded together in one Stutzerimonas stutzeri window:
- a CDS encoding PLP-dependent aminotransferase family protein, with amino-acid sequence MAFSERITRLKSSLIREILAAAQRPEVMSFAGGLPAEAMLPAVDWAELPASMGQYGMSEGEPALREAIAAQARALGVPCEASQVLIVSGSQQTLDLASKLFIDSGTEVLVEAPTYLAALQSFQLFGAQCLAVAQQADGPDLAALRSTLEQHAPAFAYLIPTFQNPSAVRYSEAKREAVAGLLDEYGVTLLEDEPYRELVFDQGSARPIVSRLKRASWIYTGTVSKTLLPGLRVGYLIASADLFPYLLRLKQSADLHTNRIGQWQALQWLGSDHYQAHLGQLREFYRVRRDAMQAALTEHFSDLATWELPQGGLFFWLTLKQPLDTRTLLNRALAEDVVFMPGEPFFVEPDANPGYLRLNFSHVAAERMDEGLRRLAQVIRDAGALEAA; translated from the coding sequence ATGGCCTTCTCCGAACGTATTACTCGCCTGAAAAGCTCCCTGATTCGTGAAATTCTCGCCGCAGCCCAGCGTCCTGAGGTGATGTCCTTTGCCGGTGGGTTGCCGGCTGAGGCGATGTTACCCGCGGTGGATTGGGCCGAGCTGCCTGCGAGCATGGGGCAATACGGCATGAGCGAAGGCGAACCCGCCCTTCGCGAAGCCATCGCGGCTCAGGCCCGGGCGCTCGGCGTGCCCTGCGAGGCCAGCCAGGTGCTGATTGTCAGTGGGTCGCAACAGACGCTGGATCTCGCCTCGAAGCTGTTCATCGACTCGGGCACCGAGGTGCTGGTCGAGGCGCCGACCTATCTCGCCGCGCTGCAGTCGTTCCAGCTGTTCGGTGCACAGTGTCTGGCCGTTGCGCAGCAGGCTGACGGACCGGATCTGGCGGCACTGCGTTCCACGCTGGAGCAGCACGCTCCGGCTTTCGCCTACCTGATTCCGACCTTCCAGAATCCTTCTGCGGTCCGTTACAGCGAAGCCAAGCGTGAGGCCGTTGCCGGGCTGCTGGATGAATACGGTGTGACCTTGCTGGAGGACGAGCCGTACCGTGAACTGGTGTTCGACCAGGGCAGTGCCAGGCCCATCGTGTCGCGCCTCAAGCGGGCCAGCTGGATCTACACCGGCACGGTATCCAAGACGCTGCTGCCCGGTTTGCGGGTAGGCTACCTGATCGCGTCTGCGGACCTGTTTCCTTATCTGCTGCGCCTCAAGCAGTCGGCAGACCTGCATACCAATCGGATCGGGCAATGGCAGGCGTTGCAATGGCTGGGCAGCGACCATTACCAGGCGCATCTCGGACAGTTGCGCGAGTTCTACCGAGTCCGCCGCGATGCCATGCAGGCGGCGCTGACGGAGCACTTCAGCGATCTGGCGACCTGGGAGTTGCCGCAGGGCGGGCTGTTCTTCTGGTTGACGCTCAAGCAACCGCTTGACACGCGAACGCTGCTCAATCGGGCGCTGGCCGAGGATGTCGTGTTCATGCCCGGCGAGCCGTTCTTCGTCGAACCGGACGCGAACCCCGGCTATCTGAGGCTGAATTTCAGTCATGTCGCGGCTGAGCGCATGGACGAGGGACTACGCAGGCTGGCCCAGGTCATTCGCGACGCCGGTGCGTTGGAAGCTGCGTGA
- a CDS encoding MarR family winged helix-turn-helix transcriptional regulator yields the protein MPDLKKSAVQRQIMESFFLGYQAFTAKPDEMLARRGLSRVHHRILFFIASYPDLSVKELLSYLGVTKQALNTPLRQLIEMHLVESLTAEDDKRKRMLRFTAEGAKLEQALRREQVRLLQRAFDDVGEQSVDGWLAVNQALAMEKAKG from the coding sequence ATGCCTGACCTAAAAAAAAGCGCCGTGCAGCGCCAGATAATGGAAAGCTTCTTTCTCGGCTATCAGGCTTTCACGGCAAAGCCTGACGAGATGCTGGCCCGTCGCGGTCTGTCCCGCGTGCATCACCGCATCCTGTTCTTTATCGCCAGCTATCCCGACCTGAGCGTCAAGGAACTGCTGAGCTACCTGGGCGTTACCAAGCAGGCGCTGAACACACCATTGCGCCAACTGATCGAAATGCATCTAGTGGAAAGCCTCACGGCGGAGGACGACAAGCGCAAACGCATGCTGCGCTTCACCGCCGAGGGAGCGAAGCTCGAGCAAGCACTGCGCCGGGAACAGGTCAGGCTGCTACAGCGCGCCTTCGATGACGTGGGGGAACAGTCTGTAGACGGCTGGCTCGCGGTCAACCAGGCGCTCGCCATGGAAAAGGCCAAAGGCTGA
- the rpsA gene encoding 30S ribosomal protein S1, which yields MSESFAELFEESLKSLDMQPGAIITGIVVDIDGDWVTVHAGLKSEGVIPVEQFYNEQGELTIKVGDEVHVALDAVEDGFGETKLSREKAKRAESWIVLEAAFAAEEVVKGVINGKVKGGFTVDVNGIRAFLPGSLVDVRPVRDTTHLEGKELEFKVIKLDQKRNNVVVSRRSVLEAENSAEREALLESLQEGQQVKGIVKNLTDYGAFVDLGGVDGLLHITDMAWKRIKHPSEIVNVGDEIDVKVLKFDRERNRVSLGLKQLGEDPWVAIKARYPEGTRVMARVTNLTDYGCFAELEEGVEGLVHVSEMDWTNKNIHPSKVVQVGDEVEVMVLDIDEERRRISLGIKQCKSNPWEDFSGQFNKGDRISGTIKSITDFGIFIGLDGGIDGLVHLSDISWNEPGEEAVRRFKKGDELDTVILSVDPERERISLGIKQLEDDPFSNYAAVNDKGSIVRGTVKEVDAKGAIIDLGNDIEATLKASEISRDRVEDARNVLKEGDEVEAKIISIDRKSRVISLSIKSKDVEDEKDAMKELRTKQEVESTGPTTIGDLIRAQMENQN from the coding sequence ATGAGCGAAAGCTTCGCAGAACTTTTTGAAGAAAGCCTTAAATCCCTCGACATGCAGCCGGGCGCCATCATCACCGGCATCGTGGTCGACATCGACGGTGACTGGGTCACCGTACATGCCGGCCTCAAGTCCGAGGGCGTCATCCCGGTCGAGCAGTTCTACAACGAGCAGGGCGAGCTGACCATCAAGGTGGGTGACGAGGTCCACGTTGCTCTGGACGCGGTTGAAGATGGCTTTGGCGAAACCAAGCTGTCCCGTGAAAAAGCCAAGCGCGCGGAATCCTGGATTGTTCTGGAAGCGGCTTTCGCTGCAGAAGAAGTGGTCAAGGGCGTCATCAACGGCAAGGTCAAAGGTGGCTTCACCGTCGACGTCAACGGCATTCGTGCGTTCCTGCCGGGTTCGCTGGTCGATGTCCGCCCTGTGCGCGACACCACCCACCTGGAAGGCAAAGAACTCGAGTTCAAGGTCATCAAGCTCGACCAGAAGCGCAACAACGTTGTCGTTTCCCGCCGCAGCGTGCTGGAAGCCGAGAACAGCGCCGAGCGCGAAGCTCTGCTGGAATCCCTGCAGGAAGGCCAGCAGGTCAAGGGTATCGTCAAGAACCTCACCGACTACGGTGCGTTCGTTGACCTGGGCGGCGTCGATGGTCTGCTGCACATCACCGACATGGCCTGGAAGCGCATCAAGCATCCGTCCGAGATCGTCAACGTTGGCGACGAGATCGATGTCAAGGTGCTGAAGTTCGACCGCGAGCGCAACCGCGTATCGCTGGGCCTGAAGCAGCTGGGCGAAGACCCATGGGTTGCCATCAAGGCGCGTTACCCGGAAGGCACCCGCGTCATGGCCCGCGTCACCAACCTGACCGACTACGGCTGCTTCGCCGAGCTGGAAGAAGGTGTCGAAGGTCTGGTGCACGTCTCCGAAATGGACTGGACCAACAAGAACATCCACCCGTCGAAGGTCGTTCAGGTCGGCGACGAAGTGGAAGTCATGGTTCTGGACATCGACGAAGAGCGTCGTCGCATCTCCCTGGGCATCAAGCAGTGCAAGTCCAACCCGTGGGAAGACTTCTCTGGCCAGTTCAACAAGGGCGACCGCATCTCCGGCACCATCAAGTCGATCACCGATTTCGGTATCTTCATCGGTCTGGACGGCGGCATCGACGGTCTGGTTCACCTGTCCGACATCTCCTGGAACGAGCCGGGTGAAGAAGCCGTTCGCCGCTTCAAGAAGGGCGACGAGCTGGATACCGTTATCCTGTCGGTCGATCCGGAGCGTGAGCGTATCTCCCTGGGTATCAAGCAGCTGGAAGACGATCCGTTCTCCAACTACGCCGCCGTCAATGACAAGGGCAGCATCGTTCGCGGTACCGTGAAAGAAGTTGACGCCAAAGGCGCCATCATCGATCTGGGCAACGATATCGAAGCGACCCTGAAGGCGTCCGAAATCAGCCGTGACCGCGTTGAAGATGCGCGCAACGTGCTGAAGGAAGGCGACGAAGTCGAAGCCAAGATCATCAGCATCGACCGCAAGTCCCGCGTGATCAGCCTGTCCATCAAGTCCAAAGACGTCGAAGACGAGAAGGATGCGATGAAAGAGCTGCGCACCAAGCAGGAAGTTGAAAGCACCGGCCCGACCACCATTGGTGATCTGATCCGTGCTCAGATGGAAAACCAGAACTAA
- the cmk gene encoding (d)CMP kinase → MIKPVPVITIDGPSGSGKGTVAALLAGKLGWNFLDSGALYRLLAFAARNHGVDLTNEEALKVLAEHLDVQFGAARDGHGMVIILEGEDVTEAIRNETVGAGASQVAALPVVRTALLQRQKAFREAPGLVADGRDMGTVVFPDAPLKIFLTASAEERARRRYLQLKARGDDVNLASLLEEIRERDERDTQRAVAPLKPAEDAIQLDSTTLSIEEVLQRILSEVADRDLAG, encoded by the coding sequence ATGATCAAGCCTGTACCAGTCATCACCATCGACGGGCCTAGCGGCTCGGGCAAGGGAACCGTTGCTGCGCTGCTCGCGGGCAAGCTCGGCTGGAATTTTCTCGACTCCGGCGCCCTGTACCGTCTGCTGGCATTCGCTGCGCGTAATCACGGCGTCGATCTGACCAACGAGGAAGCCCTGAAGGTACTTGCCGAGCATCTGGATGTGCAATTCGGCGCTGCCCGCGATGGGCATGGCATGGTCATCATTCTGGAAGGCGAGGACGTCACCGAGGCCATTCGCAACGAGACCGTCGGTGCGGGTGCTTCCCAGGTCGCGGCGTTGCCGGTGGTTCGGACCGCGCTGTTGCAACGGCAGAAGGCCTTTCGCGAGGCCCCCGGCCTGGTTGCCGACGGGCGCGACATGGGAACCGTCGTGTTCCCCGATGCGCCGCTGAAGATCTTCCTCACTGCAAGTGCGGAAGAACGTGCGCGCAGACGCTACTTGCAGTTGAAGGCGCGTGGTGATGATGTTAATCTCGCGAGTCTTCTTGAGGAGATTCGGGAGCGCGACGAGCGCGATACCCAGCGTGCGGTGGCACCGTTGAAGCCGGCAGAAGATGCCATTCAGCTCGATTCCACTACACTTTCCATCGAAGAAGTGCTGCAAAGGATTCTGAGCGAAGTCGCCGATCGCGACTTGGCTGGATGA
- a CDS encoding bifunctional prephenate dehydrogenase/3-phosphoshikimate 1-carboxyvinyltransferase, giving the protein MEQRAAPVIDRLVVIGLGLIGGSFAKGLRESGLCREVLGFDLDARSRELAVELGVVDRCADTLAEACRDADVIQLATPILALERLLGELAKLDLGSAVITDVGSAKGNVVRCARNVFGEMPSRFVPGHPIAGSELSGVTAAKSTLFRRHKVILTPLKNTDPQALALVTRLWAALGADVEHMDVAHHDEVLAATSHLPHLLAFGLVDSLAKRHENLEIFRYAAGGFRDFTRIAGSDPVMWHDIFLANREAVLHTLDDFRADLDALRAAVDEGDGHRLLGVFTRARAAREHFSKILARRAYVDVMHSNDLVFLANPGGSLTGHLRVPGDKSISHRSIMLGSLAEGTTEVEGFLEGEDALATIQAFRDMGVVIEGPQQGRVTVHGVGLHGLKPPPGPIYLGNSGTSMRLLSGLLAAQPFDTTLTGDASLSKRPMNRVAKPLREMGAVIETAAEGRPPLTIRGGQRLSGMHYDMPMASAQVKSCLLLAGLYAADQTSVTEPAPTRDHTERMLRGFGYPVTVEGRTAIVEPGHKLRGTHIEVPADISSAAFFMVAASIAPGSEIVLEHVGVNPTRTGVIDILKLMGGDITLENLREVGGEPVADIRVRGAQLKGIDIPEDLVPLAIDEFPVLFVAAACAQGRTTLRGAEELRVKESDRIQVMADGLQTLGIKAEPTPDGIVIEGGMIGSGEVWAHGDHRIAMSFSVAALRASGPIRIHDCANVATSFPNFLDLAQRAGMQVQAEGAS; this is encoded by the coding sequence GTGGAACAACGAGCCGCACCTGTCATCGATCGCCTGGTGGTGATCGGGCTCGGGTTGATTGGCGGTTCGTTTGCCAAGGGGCTGCGTGAGTCCGGCCTTTGCCGCGAGGTGCTCGGCTTCGATCTGGATGCCCGCTCGCGTGAACTGGCGGTCGAGCTGGGCGTGGTGGATCGCTGTGCCGACACGCTGGCCGAAGCCTGCCGTGACGCCGACGTTATTCAGCTCGCCACACCCATCCTCGCCCTGGAACGACTGCTCGGCGAGCTGGCGAAGCTCGACCTGGGCTCCGCCGTGATCACCGATGTCGGCAGCGCCAAGGGCAATGTGGTGCGCTGCGCGCGTAACGTGTTCGGCGAGATGCCGTCGCGTTTCGTTCCCGGCCATCCCATCGCCGGATCGGAGCTCAGTGGTGTCACGGCGGCCAAGAGCACGCTGTTCCGCCGCCACAAGGTCATACTGACTCCGCTGAAGAACACCGATCCGCAGGCGCTTGCGCTGGTGACCCGGCTTTGGGCGGCGCTCGGTGCCGATGTCGAGCACATGGACGTGGCGCACCACGACGAGGTGCTGGCCGCCACCAGTCACCTGCCGCACCTGTTGGCCTTCGGTCTGGTTGATTCGCTCGCCAAGCGCCATGAGAATCTCGAGATCTTCCGCTACGCGGCGGGTGGATTTCGTGATTTCACCCGTATTGCCGGTAGCGACCCGGTGATGTGGCACGACATCTTCCTCGCCAATCGCGAGGCGGTGCTGCATACCCTAGATGATTTTCGTGCCGACCTCGACGCCCTGCGCGCCGCGGTCGATGAAGGAGACGGGCACAGGTTGTTGGGCGTGTTCACGCGCGCCCGGGCTGCCCGGGAACATTTCAGCAAAATACTGGCTCGCCGAGCCTATGTGGACGTTATGCATTCCAATGACCTCGTTTTCCTCGCCAACCCTGGCGGCAGCCTGACCGGCCATTTGCGTGTTCCAGGCGACAAATCCATTTCGCATCGTTCCATCATGCTGGGTTCCCTGGCGGAAGGGACCACCGAAGTCGAGGGTTTTCTCGAAGGTGAAGACGCCCTCGCCACGATTCAGGCGTTCCGTGACATGGGTGTGGTCATCGAAGGCCCGCAGCAGGGGCGGGTGACCGTCCATGGCGTTGGCCTGCATGGTCTGAAGCCGCCGCCTGGCCCGATCTATCTGGGTAACTCCGGCACCTCCATGCGCCTGTTGTCCGGCTTGCTCGCGGCGCAGCCGTTCGATACCACCCTTACTGGCGATGCCTCGCTGTCCAAGCGCCCGATGAATCGCGTCGCCAAGCCGCTGCGCGAGATGGGCGCGGTCATCGAGACGGCTGCCGAAGGTCGTCCGCCGCTGACCATTCGTGGCGGCCAGCGTCTGTCCGGTATGCACTACGACATGCCGATGGCCAGCGCACAGGTCAAATCCTGTCTGCTGCTGGCCGGCCTGTATGCCGCCGACCAGACCTCCGTCACCGAGCCTGCACCGACTCGTGATCACACCGAGCGGATGCTGCGCGGTTTCGGCTACCCGGTAACGGTCGAAGGACGCACCGCGATCGTCGAGCCGGGGCACAAGCTGCGTGGCACCCATATCGAGGTGCCGGCGGATATCTCCTCGGCGGCCTTCTTCATGGTCGCGGCCAGCATTGCACCGGGCTCGGAGATCGTGCTCGAGCATGTAGGGGTCAACCCGACTCGTACCGGTGTGATCGACATCCTCAAGCTGATGGGCGGCGATATCACTCTGGAGAACCTTCGCGAGGTGGGCGGCGAGCCTGTCGCCGATATCCGCGTGCGTGGTGCGCAGCTCAAGGGTATCGACATTCCCGAAGACCTGGTGCCGCTGGCCATCGACGAGTTTCCTGTGCTCTTCGTTGCCGCGGCATGCGCCCAGGGTCGCACCACCTTGCGCGGTGCCGAGGAGCTGCGCGTCAAGGAGTCGGATCGTATCCAGGTCATGGCCGACGGGCTGCAGACGCTGGGTATCAAGGCGGAACCGACACCCGACGGCATCGTCATCGAGGGTGGCATGATCGGTTCCGGTGAAGTCTGGGCGCACGGTGATCATCGTATCGCCATGTCGTTCAGCGTCGCTGCGCTGCGCGCCAGCGGTCCGATCCGCATCCACGATTGCGCGAACGTGGCGACCTCGTTCCCCAATTTCCTGGACCTGGCTCAGCGGGCCGGGATGCAGGTTCAGGCGGAGGGCGCCTCATGA
- the hisC gene encoding histidinol-phosphate transaminase, producing MSCDFLALAQPGVQKLSPYVPGKPVDELARELKLDPAGIVKLASNENPLGPSPKALAAIQAELSELTRYPDGNGFVLKQRLAQRYSVGVHQVTLGNGSNDILELVARAYLAPGLNAVFSEHAFAVYPIATQAVGAEGRAVAAKNWGHDLDAMADAIDENTRVVFVANPNNPTGTWFDAAALGTFLARVPAHVLVVLDEAYIEYAEGQELPDGLAYLADYPNLLVSRTFSKAYGLAALRVGYAISSPVIADVLNRVRQPFNVNSLALAAACAALDDVDYLAASRRVNDAGMAQLERGFRQLGLEWIPSRGNFIAVDFARDAAPINQALLREGVIVRPVAGYGMPTFLRVSIGTERENARFLDVLTQVLQQ from the coding sequence ATGAGTTGTGATTTCCTTGCCCTGGCGCAGCCGGGCGTGCAGAAGCTGTCGCCTTACGTACCAGGCAAGCCGGTCGATGAGCTGGCGCGCGAGTTGAAGCTGGACCCCGCCGGAATCGTCAAGCTGGCCAGCAATGAGAACCCTCTGGGGCCCAGCCCGAAGGCGCTGGCAGCGATCCAGGCCGAGCTTTCCGAGTTGACCCGCTACCCCGACGGTAACGGCTTCGTGCTCAAGCAGCGCCTTGCCCAGCGTTATTCGGTGGGTGTCCACCAGGTCACGCTAGGCAATGGTTCCAACGACATCCTCGAGCTGGTCGCCCGTGCCTATCTGGCACCGGGGCTCAACGCCGTGTTCAGCGAACACGCCTTCGCCGTCTATCCGATCGCGACCCAGGCCGTCGGCGCCGAGGGGCGTGCTGTCGCGGCGAAGAACTGGGGGCACGATCTCGACGCGATGGCCGATGCCATCGACGAGAACACCCGGGTCGTCTTTGTCGCCAACCCCAACAACCCCACCGGGACCTGGTTCGATGCCGCTGCGTTGGGTACTTTCCTCGCGCGCGTGCCAGCCCATGTACTGGTGGTGCTGGACGAGGCCTATATCGAGTACGCCGAAGGTCAGGAGCTGCCTGATGGGCTGGCCTACCTCGCCGACTATCCCAATCTGCTGGTTTCGCGCACCTTCTCCAAGGCCTATGGCCTGGCGGCCCTGCGCGTCGGCTACGCCATCAGCTCGCCGGTGATCGCCGACGTGTTGAACCGCGTTCGCCAGCCCTTCAATGTGAACAGCCTGGCGCTGGCCGCCGCCTGCGCGGCGCTGGATGACGTCGATTATCTGGCAGCCAGCCGCCGGGTGAACGACGCCGGGATGGCTCAGCTGGAGCGCGGCTTCCGCCAGTTGGGGTTGGAGTGGATTCCCTCGCGGGGCAATTTCATTGCGGTGGATTTTGCCCGCGATGCTGCACCGATCAATCAGGCACTCTTGCGCGAGGGTGTGATCGTGCGGCCGGTAGCCGGTTACGGAATGCCGACATTCCTGCGGGTTTCCATTGGTACCGAGCGTGAGAATGCACGTTTTCTGGACGTGCTGACGCAGGTACTGCAGCAGTGA
- the pheA gene encoding prephenate dehydratase: MSDADQLKALRVRIDSLDERILELISERARCAQEVARVKTAALAEGESAVFYRPEREAWVLKHIMELNRGPLDNEEMARLFREIMSSCLALEQPLRVAYLGPEGTFSQAAALKHFGHAVISTPMAAIDEVFREVVAGAVNFGVVPVENSTEGAVNHTLDSFLEHDIVICGEVELRIHHHLLVGETTKTDRITRIYSHAQSLAQCRKWLDAHYPNVERVAVSSNADAAKRVKSEWNSAAIAGDMAAQLYGLTKLAEKIEDRPDNSTRFLIIGNQEVPPTGDDKTSIIVSMRNKPGALHELLVPFHTNGIDLTRIETRPSRSGKWTYVFFIDFLGHHQDPLIKDVLEKIGQEAVALKVLGSYPKAVL; encoded by the coding sequence ATGAGCGACGCCGATCAGCTGAAGGCGCTGCGGGTTCGAATCGACAGTCTCGACGAGCGTATTCTCGAGCTGATCAGCGAGCGCGCCCGCTGTGCCCAGGAAGTGGCCCGGGTCAAGACCGCTGCGCTGGCCGAGGGCGAGTCGGCGGTGTTCTACCGCCCGGAACGCGAAGCCTGGGTGCTCAAACACATCATGGAACTCAATCGTGGGCCGCTCGACAATGAAGAGATGGCCCGCCTGTTCCGTGAGATCATGTCCTCCTGCCTGGCGCTCGAGCAGCCGCTGCGCGTGGCCTATCTGGGGCCGGAAGGGACGTTCTCTCAGGCCGCCGCGCTCAAGCATTTCGGCCATGCGGTGATCAGCACCCCGATGGCGGCGATCGATGAGGTGTTCCGCGAAGTGGTCGCCGGTGCGGTGAACTTCGGCGTGGTGCCGGTGGAGAACTCCACCGAAGGCGCGGTCAACCACACGCTGGACAGCTTCCTCGAGCACGACATCGTTATCTGTGGCGAGGTGGAGCTGCGCATCCACCATCATCTGCTGGTGGGCGAAACCACCAAGACCGATCGCATTACGCGCATCTATTCCCATGCCCAATCGCTGGCGCAGTGTCGCAAGTGGCTCGATGCGCATTATCCGAACGTCGAGCGGGTGGCGGTTTCCAGCAATGCGGATGCGGCCAAGCGGGTCAAGAGCGAGTGGAACTCGGCCGCCATTGCCGGCGACATGGCGGCCCAGCTGTACGGCCTGACCAAGCTGGCGGAGAAGATCGAAGACCGCCCGGACAACTCCACCCGCTTCCTCATCATCGGTAACCAGGAAGTGCCGCCGACCGGCGACGACAAGACGTCGATCATTGTCTCGATGCGCAACAAGCCGGGTGCGCTGCACGAGCTGCTGGTGCCGTTCCACACCAATGGCATCGACCTTACCCGGATCGAGACGCGGCCGTCGCGCAGCGGCAAGTGGACCTATGTGTTCTTCATCGACTTCCTCGGCCACCACCAGGATCCGCTGATCAAGGACGTGCTGGAGAAGATTGGCCAGGAAGCCGTGGCGCTGAAGGTGCTGGGTTCCTACCCCAAGGCAGTACTTTAA
- the serC gene encoding 3-phosphoserine/phosphohydroxythreonine transaminase: MSKRAFNFCAGPAALPEAVLQRAQAELLDWHGKGLSVMEMSHRSDDYTAIAEKAEQDLRDLLAIPSNYKVLFLQGGASQQFAEIPLNLLPEGGVADYVDTGIWSRKAIEEARRFGHVNVAATAKPYDYFAIPGQNDWQLSDGAAYLHYASNETIGGLQFDWVPELGDTPLVVDMSSDILSRPIDVSKFGLIYAGAQKNIGPSGLVVVIVREDLLGHARSVCPTMLDYKIAADNGSMYNTPATFSWYLSGLVFEWLKEQGGVEAMEKRNRAKKDMLYGAIDASDFYTNPIAVNARSWMNVPFRLADERLDKAFLAGADARGLLNLKGHRSVGGMRASIYNAVGLDAVEALVAYMAEFEKEHG, from the coding sequence GTGAGCAAACGCGCCTTTAACTTCTGTGCCGGTCCGGCTGCGCTTCCCGAAGCCGTCCTTCAGCGCGCCCAGGCGGAGCTTCTCGACTGGCATGGCAAGGGCCTGTCGGTCATGGAAATGAGCCATCGCAGCGACGATTACACTGCCATCGCCGAAAAGGCGGAGCAGGATCTGCGCGATCTGCTGGCGATTCCGTCGAACTACAAGGTGCTGTTCCTGCAGGGCGGGGCCAGCCAGCAGTTCGCCGAGATTCCGCTGAACCTGCTGCCCGAGGGTGGCGTGGCCGACTATGTCGATACCGGCATCTGGTCGCGCAAGGCGATCGAGGAGGCCCGTCGTTTCGGGCACGTGAACGTCGCGGCGACTGCCAAGCCTTACGACTACTTCGCGATTCCCGGACAGAACGACTGGCAGCTGAGCGATGGCGCGGCCTATCTGCACTACGCCAGCAACGAGACCATCGGCGGCCTGCAGTTCGATTGGGTACCGGAGCTGGGCGATACCCCACTGGTCGTTGACATGTCGTCGGACATCCTTTCGCGGCCGATCGACGTGTCGAAGTTCGGCCTGATCTATGCCGGGGCGCAGAAGAACATCGGCCCGTCCGGGCTGGTGGTGGTCATCGTCCGTGAGGACCTGCTCGGCCACGCACGCTCCGTCTGCCCGACCATGCTCGATTACAAGATCGCCGCCGACAATGGCTCGATGTACAACACCCCGGCGACCTTCTCCTGGTATCTCTCGGGGCTGGTTTTCGAGTGGCTGAAGGAGCAGGGCGGCGTCGAGGCGATGGAAAAGCGCAATCGCGCGAAGAAGGACATGCTCTACGGCGCCATCGATGCCAGCGATTTCTACACCAACCCGATCGCCGTTAACGCGCGCTCGTGGATGAACGTGCCGTTCCGCCTGGCCGATGAGCGCCTGGACAAGGCCTTCCTGGCTGGTGCCGACGCGCGTGGCCTGCTGAACCTGAAAGGTCATCGCTCCGTGGGCGGCATGCGCGCCTCGATCTACAACGCTGTCGGCCTGGATGCGGTCGAGGCGCTGGTGGCCTACATGGCCGAGTTCGAGAAGGAGCACGGCTGA